The Methanoculleus marisnigri JR1 genome window below encodes:
- a CDS encoding dCTP deaminase produces the protein MILSSSEIDRRRENGDLVIEPYHPESRQPASYDLRAAEGTVLSRGVCTLVPSLERVELPRDLAATLRCRSSFARRGVLLGGGFVDPGFRGQLTLCLTNTGAEEIRLAAGDRIVQMILQEVLNGDRLYQGRYQDSVGTVHTR, from the coding sequence ATGATCCTCTCATCCAGCGAGATCGATCGCCGGCGCGAGAACGGCGATCTCGTCATCGAGCCGTACCACCCTGAATCCCGGCAGCCCGCATCCTACGACCTCCGCGCGGCCGAAGGGACCGTCCTTTCGCGCGGCGTCTGCACCCTCGTTCCCTCGCTCGAGCGGGTGGAACTCCCGCGAGACCTCGCGGCAACCCTCCGGTGCCGCTCCTCGTTCGCCCGTCGCGGCGTCCTCCTCGGCGGCGGGTTCGTCGACCCCGGGTTCCGCGGCCAGCTGACGCTCTGCCTGACGAACACCGGCGCAGAGGAGATCCGCCTTGCAGCGGGCGACCGGATCGTGCAGATGATCCTGCAGGAAGTGTTGAACGGCGACCGGCTCTATCAGGGCAGGTACCAGGATAGTGTTGGCACGGTGCATACACGATGA
- a CDS encoding carboxypeptidase regulatory-like domain-containing protein translates to MKKSRLAIAILISCVLLCCTAQAVTLRISVADDKTDDALADASIYIDGDYVGSTNSAGIYSYVHSGKKDLYLKVVRKGYRNWVEYVDYDATRVGVDMIREDATLTFELYDAGTLKPIVGGVVRVTGNDYSDSEVSGSSGIVNFPVKANELYNVEIRASGYHDLSKTVQMESSGRTVQCLLFSNDILGVQVLDAETSTPLKDVEVYIDNARAGVTDADGRLQLHLERAKRYSFRVTAPDYQPYQESRYLEVDDVFLPVRLSKSEYPVSITVFNEATKPVEGAEIYLNGTLQGKTSQYGRFMLSNIQAGTYEIVVQASGYEDWRLTRQISGQGEDIVAELDYDRASVTIRAQDPDLNPVAGAVVVIDGQVVGVTDGLGHLNTALVTNKAYAVTAACDGYRNISVNADIPLGTAEFTVPLVMEQDFNVWVLVAGVGVVAAVLLGAVMVVRRRRAGRNRSKSRGRDSL, encoded by the coding sequence ATGAAGAAAAGTCGTCTTGCCATAGCCATCCTTATCTCCTGCGTCCTCCTCTGCTGCACGGCGCAGGCGGTCACCCTGCGCATCAGCGTGGCCGACGATAAGACCGATGACGCGCTTGCCGATGCCTCGATATACATCGACGGGGACTACGTGGGAAGCACCAACTCGGCTGGAATCTACTCCTACGTCCATTCCGGGAAGAAAGACCTCTACCTGAAGGTCGTCCGGAAAGGCTACCGGAACTGGGTGGAATACGTCGATTACGACGCGACCCGTGTCGGGGTCGATATGATACGGGAGGACGCGACCCTCACGTTCGAACTCTACGACGCGGGAACCCTGAAACCAATCGTAGGCGGCGTGGTGCGCGTTACGGGTAACGATTACTCCGACTCGGAGGTCAGCGGCAGCAGCGGGATCGTGAACTTCCCGGTAAAGGCGAATGAGTTGTACAACGTCGAGATCCGTGCATCGGGATACCACGACCTCTCAAAGACCGTTCAGATGGAGAGCAGCGGCAGAACGGTCCAGTGCCTGCTCTTTTCCAACGATATCCTGGGTGTTCAGGTGCTGGACGCCGAGACTTCCACTCCTCTCAAGGATGTGGAGGTGTATATCGACAACGCGCGCGCCGGGGTGACCGACGCCGACGGCAGGCTGCAGTTGCACCTGGAACGGGCGAAGAGGTACTCCTTCAGGGTAACGGCGCCCGATTACCAGCCCTACCAGGAAAGCCGCTACCTCGAGGTGGACGATGTCTTCCTCCCGGTACGTCTCTCGAAGTCTGAATATCCCGTCTCGATAACGGTCTTCAACGAGGCGACGAAGCCGGTCGAAGGGGCTGAAATCTATCTCAACGGGACGTTGCAGGGCAAGACCAGCCAGTATGGCAGGTTCATGCTCTCCAATATCCAAGCAGGAACCTATGAGATTGTGGTGCAAGCGTCCGGCTACGAGGACTGGCGTTTGACACGCCAGATCTCCGGGCAGGGCGAGGATATTGTCGCCGAACTCGATTACGACCGGGCGAGCGTGACCATCCGCGCGCAAGACCCCGACCTCAACCCGGTTGCCGGAGCGGTCGTTGTCATCGACGGCCAGGTCGTCGGGGTGACCGATGGTCTGGGACACCTTAACACGGCGCTCGTTACGAACAAGGCGTATGCCGTCACCGCTGCCTGTGACGGCTACCGGAACATCTCGGTTAACGCCGATATCCCGCTCGGCACGGCCGAGTTCACCGTCCCGCTCGTCATGGAGCAGGATTTCAACGTCTGGGTGCTCGTGGCCGGCGTCGGGGTTGTTGCCGCGGTCCTCCTCGGTGCGGTCATGGTCGTGCGGCGCAGGCGTGCCGGGCGGAATCGGAGCAAGTCACGCGGTCGGGACAGTCTGTAG
- a CDS encoding DUF128 domain-containing protein: MTPSIRSERKYLEILRILAESHEPLGAKRLSEKMAERGFVLSDRAVQYYLQYLDEMGFTEKAGNRGRLLTEAGIAESESALVDQRLGFIISRLEQLAFRSTFDPATATGSVAYNLSFVREEDLPGVTAAFDEVAAAGYGFLNAYRIVDSDPRIPDGHAGIMTACSVTLDGVLQKMGIPTRLEYAGRIAVDENGSAGFLDLIGYRGTSVDPLHLFISAGLTSINRLVTTRAGVALANVRAVPAAARYRVEVTVGLMEKCGFTFPAGGGIGEFNLPKHPYRLSVVALSGMNMVGNAIEKGYAIKTEIGAGTVPFEKIADATGSR, from the coding sequence ATGACCCCATCGATACGTTCGGAACGGAAGTACCTTGAGATCCTCCGGATTCTCGCGGAATCGCACGAACCCCTGGGGGCGAAACGGTTGAGCGAGAAGATGGCCGAACGGGGATTCGTCCTGAGCGACCGCGCCGTCCAGTACTACCTCCAGTACCTCGACGAGATGGGGTTTACGGAGAAGGCCGGGAACCGGGGCCGCCTCCTCACCGAGGCCGGGATCGCCGAGAGCGAGAGCGCGCTCGTCGATCAAAGGCTCGGCTTCATCATATCGAGGCTCGAGCAGCTCGCCTTCCGGAGCACCTTCGACCCGGCGACCGCCACGGGGAGCGTCGCCTACAACCTCTCCTTCGTGCGGGAAGAAGACCTCCCGGGCGTCACGGCAGCCTTCGACGAGGTGGCGGCGGCGGGTTACGGGTTCCTCAACGCCTACCGGATCGTCGATTCCGACCCCCGCATACCCGACGGCCACGCCGGGATCATGACGGCCTGCAGCGTCACCCTGGACGGCGTTCTCCAGAAGATGGGTATCCCGACGAGGCTCGAGTATGCCGGCAGGATTGCCGTCGATGAGAACGGCTCCGCCGGATTCCTCGATCTCATCGGCTACCGCGGGACGTCGGTCGACCCGCTCCACCTCTTCATATCCGCCGGGCTCACCTCGATCAACCGGCTGGTGACGACCCGGGCCGGAGTCGCGCTTGCGAACGTCCGTGCGGTGCCCGCGGCCGCACGATACCGGGTGGAGGTGACCGTCGGCCTGATGGAGAAGTGCGGGTTCACCTTCCCCGCCGGAGGGGGCATCGGTGAGTTCAACCTCCCGAAACACCCCTACCGTCTCTCCGTCGTTGCGCTCAGCGGCATGAACATGGTAGGGAACGCCATTGAGAAAGGCTACGCTATCAAAACCGAGATTGGTGCAGGAACCGTACCGTTCGAAAAAATAGCGGACGCTACTGGATCCAGGTGA
- a CDS encoding Ig-like domain-containing protein, whose translation MNGWTYVCLVVGLLFLAAPASALIPDDITLSTDKPWLVAGNGETATVTILVTNGTSADPVSGVDIDLAVDGEYGSISPARVTTGSDGEATATFRHGTLSGTATITATVSEGVDVPLTGSVDQQIDHAAAHKIANLWYEPKVTAGETTEIVVRMVDEYGNLVDSRNVAETVFFMVGSPACFVNGTDEITVPVDAAGNVTATLRVDTTAGGNVVLIQPPSPLVLKSFTITGEGGLPAAITQEITPSSGSVPADGKTKVSFTYTLLDEYGNPSGEQGLWVNATLKRLSQPDEYESRLLNTNSYGQVMITYGPEDSVGMAIITATAAVNESVSISEDVEFTSTDPTNMLLSASPQSMPSRDVKDDSVSRIRAKVMDVRGNPVEGETVTFDIVSMNSSPYVQPQDPVLAAASGVTDIDGYATVEFHPGAFTTDPDVAGWSDTATGKATVRATWGNVSRDIELTWKNYPYLSVETEVSPETVAVNDTVDVTIRLKGDGWALQPDPIDVVLCTDRSGSMLKDYPDRMVKAMDASRIFNVQIDHGRDRLGLVSFGGQGQTNIIQYSQNVGGWLGRDSGTWDDLSYRTANYGNNRYYTEYATLDLGLSDDQSAINTTIAGMIPDSGTPMRYGIYKAITELKDNGRSDAVKAVVVLGDGEYNYYGDPLARGTGRTTKFDWSNTQNDYTYFSDLGAAEQRMSTYANNHNVRLYMISFSDDIVNGSHTWNTMETLASETGGTHYHAPSDSDLAQVYTEIAGELKTEAGVDTELDVVFENVEVNGNLTTGTSVFDYVNEENVSTTIESWIDNETVHHYEIIPRHTRDDTPNWTAANPHLPFNIGTVRLGQTWETTFRLAVKTEGNINIFGPGSTISFNNGTDSLELPDTFITAVPLNNTGMDFAALVIDNLVFTGTMPIDEFLPVAWDLNYTGLYDVTEDVFYSNDNEYTWVKFDTLSATNTTTGGTSTLDVRGLLPGEYTIWVRGSAPDTADSSQKITMDVHAGATGGSYIRIQ comes from the coding sequence ATGAACGGATGGACGTATGTATGCCTGGTAGTAGGGCTGCTCTTTCTCGCGGCCCCTGCCAGTGCGCTGATACCTGACGATATTACCCTTAGCACTGATAAGCCGTGGCTGGTAGCGGGGAATGGGGAGACTGCGACCGTCACGATACTGGTCACAAACGGCACTTCTGCCGATCCGGTCTCCGGTGTCGACATCGATCTTGCGGTGGATGGTGAGTATGGGAGCATCTCGCCCGCGCGCGTGACTACGGGCAGTGACGGAGAGGCCACGGCGACCTTCAGGCACGGGACGCTTAGCGGGACGGCAACGATCACGGCGACGGTGTCGGAGGGGGTGGATGTGCCCCTGACCGGAAGTGTCGATCAGCAGATCGATCACGCGGCGGCGCATAAGATCGCCAACCTCTGGTATGAGCCGAAGGTGACTGCCGGGGAGACGACGGAGATCGTCGTCCGGATGGTGGATGAGTACGGAAACCTGGTGGACAGCAGGAATGTAGCTGAGACTGTGTTCTTCATGGTGGGTTCGCCTGCCTGTTTCGTTAACGGTACGGACGAGATCACGGTGCCGGTGGACGCTGCCGGGAACGTCACTGCAACGCTCCGGGTCGACACGACGGCGGGCGGGAATGTTGTCCTGATCCAACCCCCGTCGCCGCTTGTGCTCAAGAGTTTCACCATCACCGGCGAGGGAGGGCTGCCGGCCGCTATCACGCAGGAGATCACTCCGTCCAGCGGTTCGGTTCCGGCCGACGGGAAGACGAAGGTTTCGTTCACTTACACGCTGCTCGATGAGTACGGGAATCCCTCGGGCGAGCAGGGCCTCTGGGTGAACGCTACACTGAAACGGTTGAGTCAGCCGGATGAGTACGAGAGCCGTCTCCTCAACACCAACTCATATGGACAGGTGATGATCACCTACGGGCCCGAGGACTCCGTCGGCATGGCCATCATCACCGCGACGGCGGCTGTGAACGAGAGCGTGAGCATATCGGAGGATGTCGAGTTCACCAGCACCGATCCGACGAACATGCTCCTCTCCGCAAGCCCGCAGTCGATGCCGAGCCGGGATGTCAAGGACGATTCCGTCTCGAGGATCCGGGCCAAGGTGATGGACGTCAGGGGTAACCCGGTCGAGGGCGAGACGGTGACATTTGATATCGTGTCGATGAACTCCTCGCCCTATGTGCAACCTCAGGATCCTGTACTGGCGGCGGCATCGGGCGTGACCGACATCGATGGGTATGCGACTGTGGAGTTCCACCCTGGTGCGTTCACGACCGATCCGGATGTCGCGGGCTGGAGCGACACCGCGACCGGGAAGGCGACCGTCCGGGCGACGTGGGGCAACGTCAGCCGGGATATCGAACTCACCTGGAAGAACTACCCTTACCTCTCGGTGGAGACGGAGGTCTCCCCCGAGACGGTGGCGGTGAACGATACGGTCGACGTCACAATCCGGTTGAAAGGCGACGGCTGGGCGCTCCAGCCGGACCCGATCGACGTGGTGCTCTGCACGGACCGGTCGGGAAGTATGTTGAAGGATTATCCCGATCGCATGGTCAAGGCGATGGATGCCTCCAGGATCTTCAATGTCCAGATAGATCATGGACGCGACCGACTTGGACTTGTGTCCTTTGGCGGCCAGGGGCAGACAAATATTATTCAGTATAGCCAGAACGTTGGCGGATGGCTTGGTCGGGATAGCGGGACTTGGGATGACTTGAGTTATCGCACTGCAAACTATGGTAACAACAGGTATTACACTGAATATGCAACCCTCGATCTTGGACTGAGCGACGATCAATCAGCAATCAACACCACCATCGCAGGAATGATCCCTGATTCGGGTACGCCTATGCGGTATGGTATTTACAAAGCGATCACCGAGTTGAAGGATAACGGTCGTTCTGATGCCGTGAAAGCGGTTGTTGTTCTTGGCGACGGTGAGTATAACTACTATGGCGACCCGCTTGCACGAGGTACCGGGAGAACTACTAAATTTGATTGGTCGAATACTCAGAACGATTATACGTACTTCTCTGATCTCGGGGCCGCTGAGCAGAGAATGTCTACCTATGCGAACAACCACAATGTCCGGCTGTACATGATATCGTTCTCGGACGACATTGTCAATGGCAGCCACACATGGAATACGATGGAAACCCTTGCAAGTGAGACTGGTGGAACGCACTATCATGCGCCCTCCGACTCCGATCTTGCTCAGGTTTACACCGAGATCGCCGGCGAACTCAAGACCGAGGCCGGCGTCGATACCGAACTGGACGTCGTCTTCGAGAACGTCGAGGTGAACGGGAATTTAACCACCGGAACCAGTGTGTTCGACTATGTCAACGAAGAGAATGTATCGACCACCATCGAGAGCTGGATCGACAACGAAACGGTGCATCATTATGAGATCATACCCCGCCATACCCGCGACGACACGCCGAACTGGACCGCGGCAAACCCGCACCTCCCCTTCAACATCGGCACCGTGCGCCTCGGCCAGACCTGGGAGACGACCTTCAGGCTCGCGGTGAAGACGGAAGGCAACATCAACATATTCGGCCCGGGTTCGACGATCTCGTTCAACAACGGCACCGATTCGCTTGAACTCCCCGACACCTTCATCACGGCCGTTCCCCTGAACAACACCGGGATGGACTTTGCGGCGCTGGTGATCGACAACCTCGTGTTCACAGGCACGATGCCGATCGATGAGTTCCTCCCGGTCGCCTGGGATCTCAACTACACCGGTCTGTACGACGTGACGGAGGATGTCTTCTATTCCAACGACAACGAGTACACCTGGGTGAAATTCGACACGCTCTCCGCCACGAATACGACGACGGGCGGAACGTCCACGCTGGACGTGCGGGGCCTCCTGCCCGGAGAATACACCATCTGGGTTCGTGGCTCTGCACCGGATACCGCGGACTCCTCGCAAAAGATTACCATGGATGTACATGCCGGGGCGACCGGAGGCTCGTACATCCGTATCCAGTGA
- a CDS encoding MEMAR_RS02690 family S-layer glycoprotein, with protein sequence MKSMTKLMVVAMVLAAALVVAPAAARVVSSSGTTVYVGEEQLNFAGFGASGQVDQLVHFTNFGDRSIDKTIQADSVGNITELTRAAVGTTTGPYYVFAVGEDPSTATPAGYVNVQYPDATLGVVLSSNTQESVDGKSVTRETPVAFKLTNNLNGLAGTGATMRIEVTLPGGGVTTQFGNQPLGSIAVNGTTALVNPVDLANAEAGTYTAIAKWPSGSDFYGKDFDSNSVTFEVLTKSLAITSNKDSVVRGNSFTVTITGESAKMYNLYVKDVSGLALSEYPAIVAGQNGVTVNNVTYRAGVGISDVNATVVTNAGGTRTVQFNTNTSTDDRQFTLRVEDPGDFSTYDEVKVRVEQGDVTITASGTGVYYIGEEVTLSGTCTDNATTVHLFMTGPNLNSNGVKLDTIEEVENNVTSSFTTADVKADDTWSLKWNTGDIQRSLDAGGYTIYAVSKPLNKARLSDAKYATTSIQLRSGFITATSSGAVVAKGDDLTLTGTAQGDPDSVRVWIFGKNLQLTDESATVEDDGSFEYELTNTQDLTAGQYFVVIQHPMMNKVFDIYSGATNWINGTDDSGFAPVRIGGLQASDAATAVITALDSPNIDDTYVKLTFVVQEANIWIDAIGDKAAGSTFTITGTTNLAVGDTLNIEVTSSAFQPTTKSEASGFGSVAGVTEVKQGDGANTWSFEVDGTSFKPDQYIVTVESIETDTTATASFNVVEAVPTTQATPTSTATGEVTPTATATTEATPTTTPGFGALLALAGLGAVAFLVLRRD encoded by the coding sequence ATGAAGAGTATGACAAAATTGATGGTAGTCGCCATGGTTCTCGCGGCTGCGCTGGTCGTTGCACCGGCTGCGGCACGTGTGGTTTCCAGTTCTGGCACTACCGTCTATGTAGGCGAAGAACAGCTGAATTTCGCCGGATTTGGCGCATCAGGCCAGGTCGACCAGTTGGTCCATTTCACCAACTTTGGAGACAGGTCCATCGATAAAACCATTCAGGCGGATTCCGTTGGTAACATCACGGAGCTGACTCGTGCCGCCGTTGGCACAACGACCGGCCCGTACTACGTGTTTGCAGTTGGGGAGGACCCCAGTACGGCCACCCCCGCGGGATACGTTAACGTCCAGTACCCCGACGCAACGCTCGGTGTTGTTCTTAGCTCCAACACGCAGGAGTCCGTGGACGGCAAGTCCGTCACCCGCGAGACCCCGGTGGCCTTCAAGCTGACGAACAACCTGAACGGCCTTGCGGGCACTGGCGCCACGATGCGCATCGAAGTCACCCTGCCCGGTGGCGGTGTGACGACTCAGTTCGGCAATCAGCCCCTGGGCTCCATCGCTGTTAACGGCACGACCGCTCTGGTGAACCCCGTCGATCTGGCGAACGCCGAGGCCGGCACCTACACCGCCATTGCGAAGTGGCCCAGCGGCAGCGATTTCTACGGCAAGGACTTTGACTCCAACTCCGTGACCTTCGAGGTCCTCACCAAGTCGCTTGCCATCACGTCCAACAAGGACAGCGTCGTTCGTGGCAACAGTTTCACCGTGACGATCACCGGTGAGTCCGCCAAGATGTACAACCTGTACGTCAAGGACGTGAGCGGCCTTGCCCTGAGCGAGTACCCCGCCATCGTAGCTGGCCAGAATGGGGTTACTGTTAACAATGTCACGTATAGGGCTGGGGTTGGGATCAGCGACGTCAATGCGACCGTCGTGACCAACGCCGGCGGCACCCGGACCGTCCAGTTCAACACCAACACGAGCACCGACGACCGGCAGTTCACCCTCCGCGTTGAGGACCCGGGTGACTTTAGCACCTACGATGAGGTCAAGGTGAGGGTTGAGCAGGGCGACGTAACCATCACGGCGTCCGGCACCGGTGTCTACTACATCGGTGAGGAAGTCACGCTCTCCGGTACCTGCACCGACAACGCGACGACGGTCCACCTCTTCATGACCGGCCCGAACCTCAACAGCAACGGTGTCAAGCTCGACACCATTGAAGAGGTTGAGAACAACGTCACCTCCTCGTTCACCACGGCGGACGTTAAGGCTGACGACACCTGGTCGCTCAAGTGGAACACCGGCGACATCCAGAGATCCCTCGATGCAGGCGGCTACACGATCTACGCTGTCTCGAAGCCTCTGAACAAGGCCAGGCTCTCTGACGCCAAGTACGCCACGACTTCCATCCAGCTCCGGTCCGGCTTCATCACCGCGACCTCGAGCGGTGCAGTCGTCGCGAAGGGCGACGACCTGACGCTCACTGGAACTGCACAGGGCGACCCCGACAGCGTCCGTGTCTGGATCTTCGGGAAGAACCTGCAGTTGACCGATGAGTCCGCCACCGTTGAGGATGACGGCAGCTTCGAGTACGAACTCACGAACACCCAGGATCTCACTGCTGGCCAGTACTTCGTGGTCATCCAGCACCCGATGATGAACAAGGTGTTCGACATCTACTCCGGTGCCACGAACTGGATCAACGGCACGGATGACTCCGGCTTTGCCCCGGTGCGGATCGGCGGGCTCCAGGCCTCCGATGCAGCGACCGCGGTGATCACCGCCCTCGACTCGCCGAACATCGACGACACCTACGTGAAGCTCACCTTCGTCGTCCAAGAGGCGAACATCTGGATCGACGCGATCGGCGACAAGGCTGCAGGCAGCACGTTCACGATCACCGGCACGACCAACCTCGCTGTCGGCGACACGCTGAACATTGAGGTCACCTCCTCTGCGTTCCAGCCGACCACCAAGAGCGAGGCCTCCGGCTTCGGCTCGGTTGCCGGCGTAACCGAGGTCAAGCAGGGTGACGGCGCGAACACCTGGTCGTTCGAAGTTGACGGAACCAGCTTCAAGCCCGACCAGTACATCGTCACCGTCGAGTCCATCGAGACCGACACGACCGCGACCGCGAGCTTCAACGTAGTCGAGGCAGTCCCGACGACTCAGGCTACCCCGACCTCGACCGCGACCGGCGAGGTCACCCCGACCGCTACCGCGACCACTGAGGCTACCCCGACCACGACCCCCGGATTCGGAGCACTCCTTGCTCTGGCCGGCCTTGGTGCGGTTGCCTTCCTGGTCCTCCGGCGGGACTAA
- a CDS encoding AMP phosphorylase, giving the protein MKLTVKLLDIENRGVLLHCTDARSMRVRDGDRVQIVDEATGKTAQAHVDTTGSLIEPGVIGVYRPVNATLAVDEGTPVEVRGAERPASLEHIKKKMDGGRFTKDDTVDIVRDIVDDVLSPGEITAYVTASYINGLDMDEVEYLTRATVETGERLHFTRHPIVDKHSIGGVPGNKITLLIAPIIAASGLLIPKTSSRAITGAGGTADLMEVLAPVSFPALEVQQMTEKVGGAIVWGGATNIAPADDKIITYEYPLRIDARGQMIASVMAKKFAVGADLVVIDIPVGRNTKIATAQEGRKLAREFIDLGERLGMRVECALSYGESLVGHTIGPNLEVREALAVLEGATEPNSLIQKSLSLAGIALEMAGKAGPGQGARAAADILRSGKALEKMRQIIEIQGGDPNVKAEDIVPGECRFDVNAPQDGYVIELNNSALVTLARLAGSPYDHGAGLLVHAKKGTRVRKGDPIFTIYADREWRLERAIEVGRTLMPVLVEGMVLERIPHERWV; this is encoded by the coding sequence ATGAAACTGACTGTGAAACTGCTCGACATCGAAAACCGGGGGGTTCTCCTCCACTGCACCGATGCACGGAGCATGCGGGTTCGCGACGGCGACCGCGTCCAGATCGTCGACGAAGCGACCGGAAAGACTGCCCAGGCTCACGTCGACACCACCGGTTCGCTCATCGAGCCGGGCGTCATAGGCGTCTACCGGCCGGTGAACGCCACGCTCGCCGTCGACGAGGGAACTCCCGTCGAGGTCCGCGGCGCCGAGCGGCCGGCATCCCTTGAGCACATCAAGAAGAAGATGGACGGCGGCCGGTTCACCAAAGACGATACCGTGGATATCGTCAGGGACATCGTCGACGACGTCCTCTCGCCCGGCGAGATCACCGCTTACGTCACCGCTTCCTACATCAACGGCCTCGACATGGACGAGGTGGAGTACCTGACGAGGGCCACGGTCGAGACCGGAGAACGCCTCCACTTCACCCGGCACCCCATCGTCGACAAACACTCCATCGGAGGTGTCCCGGGAAACAAAATCACGCTCCTGATCGCCCCGATCATCGCCGCGAGCGGTCTTTTGATCCCCAAGACCAGCTCCCGCGCCATCACCGGCGCAGGGGGAACCGCGGATCTCATGGAAGTCCTCGCGCCCGTCTCGTTCCCGGCGCTCGAGGTGCAGCAGATGACCGAGAAGGTCGGCGGCGCCATCGTCTGGGGCGGTGCCACGAACATCGCCCCCGCCGACGACAAGATCATCACTTATGAATACCCACTCCGGATCGACGCCCGTGGCCAGATGATCGCGAGCGTCATGGCAAAGAAGTTCGCCGTCGGCGCCGACCTCGTGGTCATCGATATTCCGGTCGGCCGGAACACCAAGATCGCGACTGCCCAGGAGGGACGGAAACTCGCCCGGGAGTTCATCGATCTCGGGGAACGGCTCGGGATGCGGGTCGAGTGTGCGTTAAGCTACGGGGAGTCGCTCGTCGGCCACACCATCGGCCCGAACCTCGAGGTGCGCGAGGCGCTCGCCGTCCTCGAGGGGGCGACCGAGCCGAACTCCCTGATCCAGAAGAGCCTCTCCCTCGCCGGGATCGCGCTCGAGATGGCCGGGAAGGCCGGGCCGGGGCAGGGTGCCCGGGCGGCCGCCGATATCCTCCGGAGCGGCAAGGCGCTCGAGAAGATGCGGCAGATCATCGAGATCCAGGGTGGTGATCCGAACGTAAAGGCCGAGGATATCGTTCCGGGAGAGTGCAGGTTCGATGTAAATGCGCCGCAGGATGGTTACGTCATCGAACTGAACAACAGCGCTCTCGTCACGCTCGCCCGGCTCGCCGGTTCGCCCTATGACCACGGCGCGGGCCTGCTCGTCCACGCAAAGAAAGGAACCCGGGTCCGGAAAGGCGATCCCATCTTCACCATCTACGCCGACCGCGAATGGCGGCTCGAGCGTGCGATCGAGGTCGGCCGGACGCTGATGCCGGTGCTTGTGGAAGGTATGGTACTTGAACGTATCCCTCATGAACGGTGGGTGTAA